A window from Chitinophaga filiformis encodes these proteins:
- a CDS encoding glycoside hydrolase family 3 N-terminal domain-containing protein, whose protein sequence is MEPGPGTPKQQVLHEAKSNKPLKVRQDDDATRWVDSVFESLDDDERIAQLIMIRAHSNLGQDHVRKVVQDIRENKVGGLIFFQGGPVRQANLTNYYQSISKTPLMIAIDGEWGLGMRLDSVTPLPRQLMLGAMQDSALAYRYGQVLAMQCRRLGIHVDYAPDMDVNNNPNNPVINDRSFGQDKFQVARMGVQVIKGMQEQNVMAVAKHFPGHGDTDVDSHLDMPVIRKSRAQLDSLELYPFRRAIEAGVQSIMMAHLYIPALDSTPNTPTSISHKAITDFLKGELGYKGIVITDALEMKGIAKFYTGGEEAAQSLLAGNDMMMLPSTAAGSVDAIKRAIRRGQISKEEVYQRVKKVLLAKYKLGLNKPQVIDVNNLTSDLNAATDSLTRSIGEQAITLVKNDNNLIPFTQHTPGTVAVIAVGADVNNAFLQTIKTLRPDVNSFIFTSRQSETQVPQVVERLKRDYQAVIISLHNYARRPANNFGISTAERLLIQQLQQEMPSATVVFGNPYAIQYFCDAPTIIAAYEDDENTQRTAAAILFGQQPAKGKLPVTVCPNFPYGTGIIQTPPPPVVKTELPHVKPETVGMSSQVLQKIDVLANDMIAKGAAPGCQILAMKDGKIVYDKTFGYFDYSKREPVTASAVYDLASVTKICATTLSVMRLYDEGKLSLDATLGDYLPWVRGSNKAGLRIRDVLLHQAGLVAFIPFFKEVIDAKGIPDTALFHTYADSVYSVRVAEHLYMRGDYVDTMYRRILESPLKPQQGYVYSDNDFIFLGEIVEQITGKKLNRYVRETFYEPLGMENTGFRPRERFQLSQLAPTENEPIFRRQWIRGDVHDPGAAMFGGVAGHAGLFSNAGDLAILMQMLLNGGTYDGKQYIKAETLQLFTSYNSNVSRRGLGFDKPEKDNGRHGEAYPCKSASPLTFGHTGFTGTCIWVDPQSQLVFIFLSNRVCPAGGDNKKLITQHVRENIMEVLYEALGGKK, encoded by the coding sequence ATGGAACCGGGGCCGGGAACACCAAAGCAGCAGGTGCTACATGAAGCAAAAAGTAACAAACCCCTGAAGGTAAGGCAGGATGATGATGCCACCCGCTGGGTGGACAGCGTCTTCGAGTCGCTGGATGACGATGAGCGCATTGCTCAGCTCATCATGATCAGGGCGCACTCCAACCTCGGGCAGGACCACGTTAGAAAAGTTGTGCAAGACATCCGGGAAAACAAAGTAGGGGGGCTCATCTTTTTCCAGGGAGGCCCTGTAAGGCAGGCAAATCTTACCAATTACTACCAATCCATCTCGAAAACCCCGCTTATGATCGCCATAGATGGCGAATGGGGACTGGGTATGCGCCTGGACAGTGTAACGCCCCTGCCGCGCCAGCTGATGCTGGGCGCCATGCAGGACAGCGCCCTTGCCTACCGCTACGGCCAGGTACTGGCTATGCAATGCCGGCGCCTGGGTATTCATGTGGATTATGCGCCCGATATGGACGTGAATAACAACCCCAACAATCCGGTGATCAACGACCGTTCTTTCGGCCAGGATAAATTCCAGGTAGCCCGTATGGGTGTGCAGGTCATCAAAGGCATGCAGGAGCAGAATGTAATGGCGGTGGCCAAACATTTTCCCGGGCATGGCGATACGGATGTAGATTCTCATCTCGATATGCCCGTGATCCGCAAGAGCAGGGCGCAGCTGGACTCGCTGGAGCTTTATCCATTCCGCAGGGCCATAGAGGCCGGCGTACAAAGTATCATGATGGCCCATCTCTATATTCCGGCGCTGGACAGTACGCCCAATACGCCGACTTCCATTTCGCATAAAGCCATTACCGATTTTCTGAAAGGAGAGCTTGGTTACAAAGGCATCGTCATCACTGATGCATTGGAAATGAAGGGTATTGCGAAGTTTTATACCGGCGGGGAAGAGGCTGCACAGTCACTGTTGGCCGGAAATGACATGATGATGCTGCCATCTACCGCCGCGGGAAGTGTGGATGCCATCAAACGGGCCATCAGAAGGGGTCAGATCTCGAAAGAGGAAGTATACCAGCGGGTGAAGAAGGTGTTGCTGGCCAAATATAAACTGGGACTGAATAAACCGCAGGTAATAGATGTTAACAACCTGACAAGTGATCTGAACGCGGCGACGGATTCACTTACCAGGAGCATCGGCGAGCAAGCCATTACCCTGGTGAAGAATGATAATAACCTTATTCCGTTCACCCAGCATACGCCCGGCACGGTAGCAGTTATTGCGGTGGGTGCGGATGTGAATAATGCGTTTCTGCAGACTATCAAAACTCTCCGGCCAGATGTGAATTCCTTTATTTTCACATCCCGCCAGTCGGAAACACAGGTACCGCAGGTAGTAGAGCGCCTGAAGCGGGATTACCAGGCGGTGATCATCAGCCTTCATAATTATGCGCGTCGTCCGGCAAATAATTTCGGCATCAGTACGGCAGAGCGTCTGCTGATCCAGCAGCTGCAACAGGAAATGCCTTCGGCCACAGTTGTATTTGGCAATCCATATGCTATCCAGTATTTCTGCGATGCGCCTACCATTATTGCGGCTTATGAAGATGATGAAAATACTCAGCGCACAGCGGCTGCTATCTTATTTGGTCAGCAGCCGGCAAAGGGTAAACTGCCGGTAACGGTGTGTCCGAACTTCCCTTATGGCACGGGTATTATACAAACGCCGCCGCCCCCTGTGGTAAAAACGGAATTACCGCATGTGAAGCCGGAGACAGTGGGTATGAGCAGCCAGGTATTGCAGAAGATAGATGTGCTGGCCAATGACATGATCGCCAAAGGCGCCGCACCGGGTTGCCAGATACTGGCAATGAAAGATGGTAAGATCGTATACGATAAGACCTTCGGATATTTTGATTACAGCAAGCGCGAGCCTGTTACTGCCAGTGCCGTTTATGACCTGGCCTCAGTGACCAAGATATGCGCAACCACCCTCTCTGTGATGCGCCTCTATGATGAAGGAAAGCTGAGCCTCGATGCTACGTTGGGCGATTATCTGCCATGGGTGAGAGGATCGAATAAGGCGGGCCTGCGCATCCGCGATGTACTGCTGCACCAGGCGGGACTGGTGGCCTTCATTCCTTTCTTTAAGGAGGTGATAGATGCGAAAGGAATTCCGGATACAGCATTGTTCCATACGTATGCAGATTCTGTGTACTCCGTGCGGGTGGCAGAACATCTCTATATGAGAGGCGATTATGTGGATACCATGTACCGCCGCATCCTGGAGAGCCCGTTAAAACCGCAACAGGGATATGTGTACAGCGACAATGACTTCATCTTCCTCGGAGAAATTGTGGAACAGATAACAGGCAAGAAACTGAACCGCTATGTACGGGAAACATTCTATGAGCCGCTGGGCATGGAGAATACAGGCTTCCGTCCAAGGGAGCGCTTCCAGTTGTCGCAACTGGCGCCGACAGAGAATGAGCCAATCTTCCGCCGCCAGTGGATACGGGGAGATGTGCACGATCCCGGCGCGGCCATGTTTGGCGGTGTGGCGGGACATGCCGGACTGTTCTCCAATGCGGGCGATCTGGCCATTCTCATGCAGATGTTGCTGAATGGAGGTACATACGACGGGAAGCAATATATCAAAGCTGAAACGCTGCAATTGTTCACCAGCTACAACAGTAATGTGAGCAGGCGGGGACTGGGATTTGATAAACCGGAAAAAGACAATGGCCGGCATGGAGAAGCGTATCCATGTAAAAGCGCCTCACCGCTTACCTTCGGTCATACCGGCTTTACAGGCACTTGCATATGGGTCGACCCGCAGTCGCAGCTGGTGTTTATCTTCCTGAGCAACCGCGTATGCCCTGCCGGCGGAGATAATAAAAAGCTCATAACACAGCACGTGCGTGAGAATATCATGGAAGTGCTGTATGAGGCGCTGGGAGGAAAGAAATAG
- a CDS encoding adenylate kinase, which produces MVNIILFGPPGSGKGTQSANLINKFGLIHLSTGDLLRSEIGAKTPLGLEAKKVMDQGILVPDEVVIGMISSKLDANPDARGFIFDGFPRTTAQAEALDKLLALKKTSISVVLALEVPEHELISRLLGRGATSGRPDDANEDVIRARIVEYHNKTAPVADHYAKYGKFKKIKGEGSVEEIFERLSKEIDSLVIEEKV; this is translated from the coding sequence ATGGTCAATATCATTTTATTTGGCCCTCCCGGTAGCGGAAAGGGCACTCAGAGTGCTAACCTGATTAATAAATTCGGGCTCATTCACCTGTCCACCGGCGATTTGCTGCGCAGTGAAATTGGAGCCAAAACACCACTGGGCCTCGAAGCCAAAAAAGTGATGGACCAGGGTATACTGGTGCCAGATGAGGTGGTGATCGGCATGATCAGCTCCAAACTGGATGCCAACCCGGATGCAAGAGGTTTTATTTTCGACGGCTTTCCCCGTACCACTGCCCAGGCAGAGGCGCTGGATAAATTACTGGCACTGAAGAAAACTTCCATCTCTGTTGTGCTGGCACTGGAAGTACCCGAGCATGAACTGATCAGCCGTTTGCTGGGCAGAGGCGCTACCTCCGGTCGTCCTGACGATGCGAATGAAGATGTGATCAGGGCCCGTATCGTTGAATATCACAACAAGACCGCTCCTGTAGCTGACCACTATGCCAAATATGGTAAGTTCAAGAAGATCAAGGGCGAAGGCTCTGTTGAGGAGATTTTTGAGCGCCTGAGCAAAGAGATAGACAGCCTGGTAATAGAGGAAAAAGTATAA
- a CDS encoding tetratricopeptide repeat protein — MIKQFPMRYVLLLAAGISLFACNAPNAPDDRSKNDPQHPGKGQFTAVISEDQIFDKQLVLHAVSLTEGKSKVSDKYFLKGVDAYRNQKNPEEGVKLFKQSILQQPQARAYFELGNALADLNNLKDAASAYQIAELLDYKPTSKVLYNLACVYSRAEVEESARYYLISAIEFGYSNAKNIFEDKDLAYLRDNTSDFQGMVTVALSGATDPDKLQWNLFWHEFKPVSYPLVLDERYSKKLGEDYISYEYERFVAEMRDSKFSRDVGVEFYHVGLAKATDSIKTIIYATKDVMISENTPAEYYIVSFDHVGKLIDKLLIGGHEKLADPFRVATLRENGDIEIGLFNQVYKKDPEKEGYDDNELVDVKLLEKQLYNITDDGHFVRKDNLLGMNR, encoded by the coding sequence ATGATAAAGCAATTTCCTATGCGCTATGTATTACTGCTGGCAGCCGGTATTTCCCTGTTTGCCTGCAATGCCCCAAACGCCCCGGACGACCGATCAAAGAATGACCCACAACATCCGGGGAAGGGACAATTCACCGCTGTGATCAGCGAAGACCAGATATTCGATAAGCAACTGGTGCTGCATGCTGTCTCCCTTACGGAGGGTAAGAGCAAGGTGTCTGATAAATATTTTCTGAAGGGAGTAGATGCATATAGAAATCAGAAGAACCCGGAAGAAGGGGTGAAACTGTTTAAACAGTCTATCTTACAACAGCCGCAAGCGAGGGCTTATTTTGAGCTGGGTAATGCACTGGCAGACCTGAACAATCTGAAGGATGCGGCTTCTGCTTATCAGATAGCAGAGCTGTTGGACTACAAGCCTACTTCAAAGGTGTTGTATAACCTGGCCTGCGTGTATTCCAGGGCGGAAGTGGAAGAGTCTGCACGTTATTATCTCATCTCTGCTATTGAATTTGGCTACAGCAATGCCAAAAACATTTTTGAGGACAAAGATCTCGCATATCTGAGAGACAATACTTCGGATTTTCAAGGGATGGTTACCGTAGCATTGAGCGGTGCTACTGATCCTGACAAACTGCAATGGAACCTGTTCTGGCATGAGTTCAAACCGGTTTCCTATCCCCTGGTATTGGATGAGAGGTATAGTAAAAAGCTTGGAGAAGACTACATTTCATACGAGTATGAACGTTTTGTGGCTGAAATGCGTGACAGTAAATTCTCCCGTGACGTAGGAGTTGAATTTTATCATGTGGGGCTGGCGAAAGCAACTGATAGCATAAAGACAATAATTTATGCCACCAAGGATGTCATGATCAGTGAGAATACCCCGGCGGAATACTATATCGTCAGCTTTGACCACGTTGGTAAGCTGATCGACAAATTACTGATAGGAGGGCACGAAAAACTGGCAGATCCTTTCCGCGTGGCCACATTAAGGGAGAATGGAGATATCGAGATAGGATTGTTTAACCAGGTGTATAAGAAGGACCCGGAAAAAGAGGGCTATGATGACAATGAGCTGGTGGATGTGAAACTGCTGGAGAAACAATTATACAACATTACAGATGATGGCCATTTTGTGAGGAAGGACAATCTGTTGGGAATGAATCGTTAA
- a CDS encoding DUF2306 domain-containing protein encodes MVPLSKRVAFYLFAAIILYTSWLMLLLSLPYTTFDRYVDFLMTKQLVYHIRHWRISFYVHVFTSIIVLIAGLLQFSNYLLKKFPGLHRRSGKIYAIVILFFSGPAGLVMGFYANGGLPARISFVLLASLWLLTTFLGWRYALQRKWRLHTGMMIRSYALTLSAISLRLYAFLIGAFNLPIHPIPAYILISWLSWTLNLLIAEAIIRWGLAYLNDSFPTDCPSSQNGHHL; translated from the coding sequence ATGGTGCCCCTCTCAAAACGTGTAGCCTTTTACCTGTTTGCGGCCATCATCCTGTACACATCCTGGTTGATGTTACTATTGAGTCTTCCCTATACTACCTTTGACAGGTATGTCGATTTTCTCATGACCAAACAGCTGGTATATCACATCCGGCACTGGCGGATCAGCTTCTATGTACATGTTTTTACCAGCATCATCGTACTTATAGCAGGGCTGTTGCAATTCAGCAATTATCTGCTAAAAAAATTTCCCGGCCTGCATCGCAGGTCCGGGAAAATATATGCAATAGTCATTTTGTTCTTCAGTGGTCCGGCCGGTTTGGTCATGGGCTTTTATGCCAATGGCGGATTGCCGGCCCGTATCAGTTTTGTGCTGCTGGCTTCCCTGTGGCTACTCACCACTTTCCTCGGCTGGCGCTATGCCCTGCAACGAAAGTGGCGTTTACATACCGGCATGATGATCCGTAGTTATGCACTCACCCTATCTGCCATTTCACTACGCCTGTATGCATTCCTGATCGGCGCCTTCAATCTCCCCATCCATCCCATTCCAGCCTATATCCTGATCTCCTGGCTCAGCTGGACATTGAACCTGCTGATCGCGGAAGCTATTATACGTTGGGGACTGGCTTATCTTAACGATTCATTCCCAACAGATTGTCCTTCCTCACAAAATGGCCATCATCTGTAA
- a CDS encoding COX15/CtaA family protein has protein sequence MEKSRLQQQRPVAIWLYIGVGMLIVQVLLGGITRLTGSGLSITEWKPIMGALPPMTEDAWQAAFEKYKQIAQYQYMNRHFTLSDFKSIYFWEWLHRNWARFIGVVFAIPFIYFLIKKKLDASMVKPMIILFLLGGLQGAIGWIMVQSGLNTEDLYVSHIRLAVHFIAALVLLCYTFWFALKLSTDKKEILSMPGLRKLNGWLLAVLTLQLIFGAFMAGLHAALVANTWPDINGMWWPMGMFTQGSLLTDITHNAITIQFIHRGLAYLITILVVIWWWKASEAPENSLLHRIRYVPLLLVLLQVMLGVLTLLGSQVRIPLLQGILHQGVGMLLLLSLVWTLYLSRNKAAKV, from the coding sequence ATGGAAAAATCGAGATTACAACAGCAGCGGCCGGTGGCAATCTGGCTATATATAGGGGTGGGAATGCTTATCGTCCAGGTTTTGCTGGGAGGGATCACCAGGCTGACCGGCTCCGGACTGTCCATTACCGAATGGAAGCCCATCATGGGGGCATTGCCGCCTATGACGGAAGATGCCTGGCAGGCGGCCTTTGAGAAATATAAGCAGATTGCGCAGTACCAGTATATGAACCGGCATTTTACGCTGTCCGATTTTAAATCCATCTATTTCTGGGAATGGCTGCACCGTAACTGGGCCCGCTTCATCGGGGTGGTTTTTGCAATTCCCTTTATCTATTTCCTTATTAAAAAGAAGCTCGATGCCTCTATGGTTAAGCCAATGATCATCCTGTTCCTGCTCGGAGGCTTACAGGGCGCTATCGGATGGATCATGGTGCAGAGCGGACTGAATACGGAAGACCTGTATGTAAGCCACATCAGGCTGGCAGTACACTTCATTGCAGCATTGGTATTGCTGTGTTACACATTCTGGTTTGCATTGAAACTGAGTACTGATAAAAAGGAGATCCTATCTATGCCTGGCCTGCGCAAACTGAACGGCTGGCTGCTGGCAGTACTCACCTTACAACTGATCTTCGGCGCTTTCATGGCAGGACTGCATGCTGCGCTTGTAGCGAATACCTGGCCCGATATCAATGGTATGTGGTGGCCAATGGGCATGTTCACACAGGGAAGCCTGCTGACAGATATCACCCACAATGCGATCACGATACAGTTCATTCACCGCGGCCTGGCCTACCTCATTACTATCCTCGTGGTAATATGGTGGTGGAAAGCCTCTGAGGCGCCGGAAAACAGCCTGCTTCACCGCATCCGCTATGTGCCTTTACTGCTGGTATTACTGCAGGTAATGCTGGGAGTGCTCACCCTGCTGGGCAGCCAGGTAAGAATTCCACTACTGCAGGGTATACTGCACCAGGGCGTGGGGATGTTATTGTTACTCTCTCTTGTATGGACCTTATACCTCAGCAGAAATAAGGCAGCGAAAGTTTAG
- the obgE gene encoding GTPase ObgE, protein MERGNFVDYIRIYAKSGKGGAGSAHFMRTKYNPEAGPDGGDGGRGGHIILKGNSQLWTLLHLRWYKNVVAEDGGNGRDNNSTGKNGEDIIIEVPLGTQAFDEETGDMEAEILHDGEEVIWIPGGQGGRGNSFFKSATNQAPDYAQPGMPSIEGWKVLELKILADVGLVGFPNAGKSTLLSTITAAKPKIADYAFTTLTPNLGMVPYRNDRSFAIADLPGIIEGAHEGKGLGHRFLRHIERNSVLLFLIPADSQDHKKDFEVLMNELEQYNPELLDKQFLLAISKSDMLDDELKEAIAKELPDNVPHVFISSVTQQGLSELKDMLWQALNNNTEK, encoded by the coding sequence TTGGAAAGAGGCAACTTCGTTGATTACATAAGGATCTACGCAAAATCAGGTAAAGGAGGCGCAGGTAGTGCACACTTCATGCGTACCAAATACAACCCGGAAGCCGGTCCCGACGGTGGTGACGGTGGCCGTGGCGGGCATATTATCCTGAAAGGGAATTCCCAGCTATGGACATTGCTGCACCTGCGCTGGTATAAGAATGTGGTGGCAGAGGACGGCGGTAATGGCCGTGACAATAACAGTACCGGTAAGAACGGCGAAGACATTATCATTGAAGTCCCCCTCGGCACCCAGGCATTTGATGAGGAGACCGGCGATATGGAGGCAGAGATCCTGCATGATGGCGAAGAAGTGATCTGGATTCCCGGCGGCCAGGGCGGGCGCGGCAACAGCTTTTTCAAATCGGCCACCAACCAGGCGCCTGATTATGCACAACCGGGTATGCCCAGCATTGAAGGCTGGAAAGTGCTGGAGCTGAAGATACTGGCAGACGTAGGACTGGTAGGTTTCCCCAATGCCGGCAAGTCTACCCTGCTTTCCACCATTACAGCTGCCAAGCCTAAAATAGCAGACTACGCATTTACTACCCTCACCCCTAACCTGGGTATGGTGCCTTACCGCAACGACCGTTCATTTGCTATTGCAGACCTTCCCGGTATCATTGAAGGGGCACACGAAGGAAAGGGACTGGGGCACCGTTTCCTGCGCCATATCGAAAGGAACTCCGTATTGCTGTTCCTGATCCCGGCAGACAGCCAGGACCATAAAAAAGATTTTGAGGTACTGATGAATGAGCTGGAGCAATATAACCCGGAACTACTGGATAAACAGTTCCTGCTGGCCATCAGTAAAAGCGATATGCTGGACGATGAGCTGAAAGAGGCCATTGCTAAAGAGCTGCCTGATAATGTGCCGCACGTATTCATTTCTTCCGTTACCCAGCAAGGCTTGTCCGAGCTGAAGGATATGTTGTGGCAGGCACTGAACAACAATACTGAGAAATAA
- a CDS encoding NAD(P)/FAD-dependent oxidoreductase, protein MLETKVCIVGAGPAGAAAALQLAQLGIECIIVDKAVFPRDKVCGDGLSGKVITALNRIDPAIATRLKEANFKVNSWGVTFVSPGRHSLDVGYRPDYNSNNQGHKETPIGYVCKRLDFDNFLVEEVKRRPEIKLLEGVTVEKYELKEDGYIVTGSKGFQVKAQLLIIANGAHSSFTKDVANITMEPKHYVAGIRAYYKNVSGNNPDNFIELHFLKELLPGYFWIFPLPNGEANVGVGVLSEAVRRKKMNLKKAMLDIIANDPVFKERFKNAELVSSIEGYGLPLGSKVRVISGERYMLAGDAAYLIDPFTGEGIGNGLYSGRIAALKAADALKANNFSAEQLAAYDAEVYRVMGPELKLSHRLQKLIRYPWLFNTLMKVSSRNKQLQELLSCMFYEVDLRKKLAKPSFYVKLLFNR, encoded by the coding sequence ATGTTGGAAACTAAAGTATGTATTGTTGGTGCCGGCCCTGCGGGAGCTGCTGCAGCCCTTCAGCTGGCGCAACTCGGTATTGAATGTATCATCGTGGACAAGGCTGTTTTCCCGAGGGACAAAGTGTGTGGAGATGGCCTTAGCGGAAAAGTGATCACTGCGCTGAACCGTATCGATCCTGCCATTGCAACCCGGCTCAAGGAAGCCAATTTCAAGGTTAACAGTTGGGGCGTCACTTTCGTGTCTCCCGGCAGGCATAGCCTGGATGTAGGTTACCGCCCCGACTATAACAGCAATAACCAGGGCCATAAAGAAACGCCTATTGGCTACGTATGTAAACGCCTGGACTTTGATAATTTCCTGGTAGAAGAGGTTAAACGCAGACCGGAGATCAAACTGCTGGAAGGCGTTACTGTGGAAAAGTACGAACTGAAGGAAGACGGTTACATCGTAACCGGCAGCAAAGGTTTCCAGGTAAAGGCCCAATTGCTCATCATTGCCAATGGCGCTCACTCTTCCTTTACAAAGGATGTAGCCAATATTACCATGGAGCCGAAACATTATGTAGCCGGCATCCGCGCTTATTATAAAAATGTCAGCGGCAATAACCCCGACAATTTCATAGAACTGCACTTCCTGAAAGAGCTCCTGCCGGGCTATTTCTGGATCTTCCCCCTGCCAAACGGAGAAGCCAATGTTGGCGTAGGTGTGCTCAGTGAGGCGGTGCGCAGGAAGAAGATGAACCTGAAGAAGGCCATGCTCGACATCATCGCCAATGACCCTGTGTTTAAAGAACGTTTCAAAAACGCAGAACTGGTCAGCAGCATTGAAGGCTACGGTCTGCCGCTGGGCAGCAAGGTAAGGGTCATTTCCGGCGAGCGTTATATGCTGGCAGGAGACGCTGCCTATCTCATTGATCCTTTCACCGGTGAAGGTATCGGTAATGGTCTTTACTCCGGGCGCATCGCTGCCTTAAAAGCGGCAGATGCCCTCAAAGCCAACAACTTTTCCGCTGAACAACTGGCGGCTTACGACGCTGAGGTATACCGCGTAATGGGACCTGAGCTGAAATTGAGCCATCGCTTGCAGAAGCTGATCAGATATCCATGGCTGTTCAATACCCTTATGAAGGTAAGCAGCCGTAACAAGCAACTGCAGGAACTGTTGTCCTGCATGTTCTATGAGGTAGACCTGCGTAAAAAACTGGCCAAACCCTCCTTCTATGTTAAACTGTTATTCAATCGCTAG
- a CDS encoding YbaB/EbfC family nucleoid-associated protein, producing MFGDLFGKLQEAQSKMKESKERLALITVDGEAGDGAVKVVVTGNREVKSIDIAERLLEKDNKEELEDLLITALNRALKNAENAWESEMKGIAGGMLGPLGGLF from the coding sequence ATGTTCGGAGATCTATTTGGAAAACTGCAGGAAGCGCAGTCTAAAATGAAAGAAAGTAAAGAACGCCTGGCCCTGATCACTGTTGACGGCGAGGCCGGAGATGGTGCGGTAAAGGTTGTGGTGACAGGAAACCGGGAGGTAAAAAGTATTGATATCGCAGAACGCCTGCTCGAAAAAGACAATAAGGAAGAGCTGGAAGACCTGCTGATCACAGCACTGAACCGGGCTCTGAAAAACGCAGAGAATGCCTGGGAATCTGAAATGAAAGGAATTGCCGGTGGTATGCTGGGACCCTTAGGCGGATTGTTTTAA